A window of the Candidatus Aenigmatarchaeota archaeon genome harbors these coding sequences:
- the tuf gene encoding translation elongation factor EF-1 subunit alpha, producing the protein MAELPKINIITAGHVDAGKSTLIGRLLYDSGAIREEQMRKLEQTAKELRKETFEFAFVMDKLKEERERGVTIDIMHRPFETKKYHYTIIDCPGHRDFVKNMITGASQADAAILVVSAKQGEGVQEQTKEHTFLIKVLGINQVVVAINKMDTVNYDEKRFNEIKDEVTKLLRSVGYDVTKVPFIPVSAFKGDNVFKKSTNMPWYKGDTLINEMDAAIVPPELPIDKPLRIPIQDAYSITGVGLVPVGRVETGILKVGDKLIFQPSGKTGEVKTIEMFHKQQPEAKPGDNIGFNVRGIGKGDVKRGDVAGHVSNPPTVAKEFTAQIIVLNHPTVITAGYTPVFHVGTASVACKIEEILAKIDPKTGQVLQQKPDFIKTGDAARIRVVPTKPMVVEKQTDIPQLARFAIRDMGQTVAAGIVIDVVKA; encoded by the coding sequence ATGGCAGAATTACCAAAAATCAACATAATTACCGCTGGTCACGTAGATGCAGGTAAGTCCACATTAATCGGGAGGCTTTTGTACGATTCCGGAGCGATAAGAGAAGAGCAGATGAGAAAACTTGAACAAACAGCTAAGGAGCTTAGAAAGGAAACTTTTGAGTTTGCTTTTGTAATGGATAAATTAAAAGAAGAGAGAGAAAGGGGAGTTACTATAGATATCATGCACAGGCCATTTGAAACAAAAAAATACCACTACACGATTATCGATTGTCCTGGTCACAGAGACTTTGTCAAGAATATGATAACTGGTGCTTCTCAAGCTGATGCTGCTATTCTTGTTGTTTCTGCAAAGCAGGGTGAGGGTGTTCAAGAGCAAACAAAAGAGCACACATTCTTGATAAAAGTTTTGGGTATAAATCAGGTTGTTGTTGCCATAAACAAGATGGATACTGTTAACTATGATGAAAAGAGGTTCAATGAAATAAAGGACGAGGTCACCAAACTTTTAAGATCAGTTGGTTATGATGTGACAAAAGTGCCTTTTATCCCTGTTTCAGCTTTTAAGGGTGACAATGTATTTAAGAAATCAACAAATATGCCTTGGTACAAGGGTGACACATTAATAAATGAGATGGATGCGGCAATAGTCCCACCGGAATTACCAATAGATAAACCTCTGAGAATTCCAATTCAGGATGCCTACTCTATTACAGGTGTTGGTTTGGTTCCAGTAGGGAGAGTGGAAACCGGGATACTTAAGGTTGGGGACAAGTTGATCTTCCAGCCATCTGGTAAGACAGGTGAAGTAAAGACAATAGAAATGTTCCATAAACAACAACCAGAGGCAAAACCTGGAGACAACATTGGTTTCAATGTCAGAGGCATAGGAAAGGGTGATGTCAAGAGGGGTGATGTTGCAGGGCATGTCAGCAACCCACCAACAGTTGCCAAGGAATTCACAGCCCAAATTATTGTTTTAAATCACCCAACTGTTATAACCGCAGGTTATACCCCAGTATTCCATGTAGGTACAGCGTCAGTTGCATGTAAGATAGAGGAAATATTGGCTAAAATAGATCCAAAGACAGGTCAGGTATTACAACAAAAACCGGACTTTATCAAGACTGGGGATGCCGCGAGGATAAGAGTTGTTCCAACCAAACCAATGGTTGTAGAAAAGCAGACAGACATTCCACAGCTGGCAAGATTTGCTATCAGGGATATGGGTCAAACAGTTGCTGCAGGAATTGTTATTGATGTAGTAAAGGCCTAA
- the rpsG gene encoding 30S ribosomal protein S7 — translation MVEIKLFNRWSFEGITVNDPGLKPYINLKPVLIPKTGGKYTQQKFLKSKMNIVERFANKLMVPGHRGKKHLLTSKRNTGQTQTIFKIVKEVFEIIEKETKENPIKILVGAIENASLREEITSYQVGGTMLRKAVVTSPQRRVDSALTIIVQSSYRRAFGKKITMAQALAEEIIYAYKNDASKSEAIKEKERIEREASGAR, via the coding sequence ATGGTAGAAATCAAACTTTTCAACAGATGGAGTTTTGAGGGTATAACCGTGAATGACCCTGGCCTAAAACCTTACATAAATTTGAAGCCTGTTTTGATCCCAAAAACAGGTGGGAAATACACCCAACAAAAGTTCCTAAAGTCTAAGATGAATATTGTTGAAAGATTTGCAAACAAACTGATGGTTCCTGGCCATAGAGGAAAAAAACACCTCTTAACATCCAAGAGAAACACGGGACAGACCCAAACAATTTTCAAGATAGTAAAGGAAGTTTTTGAGATAATTGAAAAGGAAACCAAAGAAAACCCAATAAAAATTCTTGTGGGGGCAATTGAGAATGCATCCCTAAGAGAAGAAATAACATCCTACCAGGTTGGGGGTACAATGTTGAGAAAGGCTGTGGTTACATCCCCCCAAAGAAGGGTTGATTCAGCCTTAACAATAATAGTTCAATCATCATACAGAAGGGCTTTTGGGAAGAAAATAACAATGGCGCAGGCATTGGCCGAAGAAATAATCTATGCTTACAAGAATGATGCCTCAAAATCTGAAGCTATCAAGGAAAAGGAAAGAATAGAGAGAGAGGCAAGTGGTGCAAGATAA
- a CDS encoding 30S ribosomal protein S12 — MARGEFAARKLRINRKRMKWKDVHYMKRKLRLKLKEPLEGAPQGRGIVIDKRTCEQKQPHSGLIKTVRVQLIKNNVQVTAFVPGNRAIEKINEHDEVIIEGVGGSQGGPIGSQWGIKYKVVKVNGVALSELLSGKKQKPMR; from the coding sequence ATGGCTAGGGGTGAATTTGCAGCAAGAAAACTTAGGATAAACAGGAAGAGGATGAAGTGGAAGGATGTCCACTATATGAAAAGAAAACTCAGACTTAAGTTAAAAGAGCCTCTAGAAGGCGCACCTCAAGGGAGAGGTATAGTAATAGACAAGAGAACATGTGAGCAAAAACAGCCACATTCAGGCTTGATAAAGACGGTAAGAGTTCAGTTGATCAAGAACAATGTTCAAGTGACGGCATTTGTGCCTGGAAATAGGGCGATAGAGAAAATTAATGAACATGATGAAGTTATAATAGAAGGTGTTGGAGGCTCCCAGGGTGGGCCTATAGGAAGCCAGTGGGGAATAAAATACAAGGTCGTCAAAGTCAATGGAGTGGCTCTATCGGAATTATTGTCTGGCAAGAAACAAAAACCAATGAGGTAA
- a CDS encoding NusA-like transcription termination signal-binding factor yields the protein MTIVLDNDAIRFLNLFENMTNVPVKDCYINGDSVYFIVEEGKIGLAIGKGGSSIRNVENAIGRKVKVYEYSSNPVEFVRNLIPQSREVTLINNGNTVEVQIKVDKSDRGFVIGREGEKIKIYKEILKRVHNISDIKVK from the coding sequence ATGACAATAGTGCTGGATAATGATGCAATAAGGTTCCTAAACCTCTTTGAAAATATGACAAATGTACCAGTTAAGGATTGTTATATTAACGGGGATTCTGTATATTTTATAGTAGAAGAGGGAAAAATAGGCCTAGCCATCGGAAAAGGTGGAAGTTCAATAAGAAATGTAGAAAATGCAATTGGGAGAAAAGTTAAGGTTTACGAATATTCATCAAATCCCGTTGAATTTGTAAGGAACCTCATACCACAATCCAGAGAAGTCACACTAATAAATAATGGAAACACAGTTGAGGTTCAAATAAAAGTAGATAAATCTGACAGAGGTTTTGTTATCGGTCGGGAAGGTGAAAAAATAAAAATATATAAGGAGATATTAAAGAGAGTCCATAATATATCAGATATCAAGGTGAAATAA